The Notamacropus eugenii isolate mMacEug1 chromosome 4, mMacEug1.pri_v2, whole genome shotgun sequence DNA window aaagaaatatttagaaatgaggatgaaggaaaaatagatttcccTCAAAGAAAAGTTTTGAAAGAAATGTAAATATCCTTAGTAAGTAAGTATACTTGTTCTTGCTGATGGTGTGTGTGCTTAGTGTAGCGTGGCTATCTCACTGGACTcgaagtcaggaaaaactgagttccaatcctgcctctatCACTTCCCAccactcaacctcagtttccccatctatagaaTGGAGATAGTAGCCCCTTCCTTacactgttgtgaagatcagttgAGATAGCCTATGCAGTGTTTTGTACGCTTTAAAAGTCCCACATAAATGCCAGTGGTGGCTGTTGTTAAATTTCTAATaaagcatttaattttttaatttaaaaagagagaaatgccATGTGTTTATAAGCTCAGGATCCCCTTTACTGTGAGGTGGAGGTTTCAGGAGctgggtgttttgtttttttgcaagcCTGGATGCAGACTTGTCAAAATGTGGTCCCATTCCTCTCTTTTGTCTCGCAGATTCATGAACACTTTGGGCTTCTCCTACCTTCCAGTCTCACTGAGCAGATTCAGCGCAGTGCTATGGAGGCTCTGGCTGTGGAAGAAACCTTCATTTTTATGCCCCAGGACAGGAGTTTCTGGGCCCCAGGTGGCAGGTAAGACAGATTCCCATGTCCTCCTTCCTCTGAACGAAAGCGACTTAGAAGAGCAGTTTGTGAGAGGCCACGGTCCTGGCGGTCAAGCAACCAACAAAACAAGCAATTGCGTGGTGCTGAAGCACATCCCGTCTGGCATCGTGGTGAAggtaagggaagggggagagaagagggtacCAGGAGCTTTGGTTGCCAAAACTATGTCTGAAAAAGTGGCTCGTAAGCCTGTCGGGGAGGCAGGCTTGCAGCTGGGGGGGATGTGGAGAAGCCATCTGAAAGTTTGTGCCTTAAAGCCCTCCTGGGATGGATTGGACCTGTCCTTCAGGGATCTGATCCATTCCTTGGCCATGCGTTGTGTACCTTCTGCCACAAGAGGGCGTTGCAGTAATGCCTTGTGAGGGCTGCTAAGTGAGACCCATCCACAGAGGTCCCTCACATTAACTCAACCCACATCCTTTGTGCTTGGCCAAGACTGCCTAGAGCCGACTCAGGGCGGACGGGGAGACCCTTTTTTTGgctccctgccttcctccctccctttggcCTTCCACCCTGCATGTGTGTGCTCTGCCAGGCCCTGGCTCATGGCAGCCCCTGAACCGACTCAGCCAGTTAAGAAGTTCACCAGATTGTGTGATGGGTGGATAGACCGCTGGCCAAGCCAGGGCCCTCCCTGGGCCTTGGTCtctccatctgtaagatgagctcaGGCTCAATGAGGTCTGAGGGCCCTTCTCCTGTCATGCCACAACTGCTCAGCAAAATGCCATTATGTTTTCCCAGTGCCATCAGACAAGATCAGTTGATCAAAATCGAAAGCTGGCAAGAGAGATTCTGCAAGGGAAAGTGGATCTCTTCTACAGAGGAGAAGACAGTCACATTCACAAAGTCAAAttggaggcagagaaaaagaagagagaaaggaaaaaaaaagcaaaggaaaccCTAGAGAAGAAGAGACTGTTAAAGGAGTTAATGTTAAAGGAATCAAGGCCTGAGGCCCCATTGCCTCAAGAGGAGTGACGatgctggggggagggagggtggcaGGGGCAGCAGGAGCTGCCAGTCAGTGCAAGCAGGGTGCCAGCACCCTCCTAGTGGCTTCCAATAAATGTTTGCGGACAAACTCCCAAGCCCTGTTTTGTTCTGAGCTGGGGAGCAGGGGCTGAATGTTGATGGCAGTCAGTGGGAGAAGATGTCTCTGGGATGTGGAAGAGTCACCAGTTACCTCCATGCCAAGTTAAGAGAATGAATAGGAGAAAAGATAAGGAGATTTTGAGAGCTAGTGTGTCATGGGCCCATTTACTTACTCTCTTAGCTAATGAAGGACCAGCAGGATGGAAAACCTGAACACCTTGCCAAGTAGCTTCTCTGATTCCCCAAGGTGTGTAGCTGCCCACTCAGTCCACACTAATTAGGTTACGTCCCTGGGACCCCCTGTGCTCACAGGCTTCGTTTGGCTTCTCACTCCACATGGATCATCCGGTAAGAGAGATATTCACCTTATAATTTATGTTTTAGGCAACATTAGTGGCTTAGCTTGTTAGCACATGCTTATAATTAATGcacaaagggagggggaggagagaatgacGTCTGAGAGACAACAGTAACACAAGGCTTTGTTTTATTTAATCTGTCGGCAGACCAAGTCCCCCTCTACTGAGACGAATCATATGCTGGATGTTAAGTTTAGGTCTATAAccaaaatcaattcaattcaacaatttgTTAGAGTGGTAGTGTCAACCAACAAGCTGTGCTTATGGAAATGTCCTCTCTTGTTTGGCTTTAGGGTTAGAATAATATTTTGAATAATTACTCATTATAACTTCCAGAGGGCATACCATAATTGATTTCTTCCTGTAACagctaaattttaattttttttaaagactcctcacttcatcacctcatacctaaaTCATCAAAGAtggtgaaagaaggaaaaattcacTGTTGGCAGGGTTGTGGGAAAACTAGGCACAGCAGTTCACAGCGGGTGGGGCTGTGATttggtccaaccattttgaaaaacaatttgaaattatgtgagAAATTTTTACAAAACGTACAAAATTGTTCCTAccaccctttaacccagcaatccCACTACTGAATATATACCGCCAAGGCAGCTACAGCCAGCCAGATAAAAAccctgtgtacaaaaatattcatagcagcgtTATTTGTAATAGCACAATCAGGGAATGACCAGACAAATGATGGTACCTCAgcgtaacagaatattattgtgccataaggaaCAACAGATATGAAGTGGAAATACGTAAGGTGAAGGGGTAAGTaaggggaggtgggaggaaacCCAAAGGAAACATTGGACACCAGTGACAGAAATGGAAACTCTGAACATCACAAGCCTTGGGGACAAACTGAACTAAACATTCCTGCTCAGTCCCCTCCCAAACGTGAAAATGAAGGATGTGTCAAAAATGTTGGGCATTATGGGTACTAATTTATGACCAGTCTAGTGGTAAACTCCTAAAGCATAAGGTTGCACGTACCATTGGTTGCCCTCACTCAGGCTATTTTAACTTTTCGGAATTAGCTTGAGTTTGGTGTCAAATCAGTAAAAATTTCAAAACTTACCACCTGTCGATGAAGGTTGTTAGAACTGCTTCTCCATTCTGCCCCACCCGTGTTTTTCAGTGTATGTgacccctcctcctcccagtaGAAAGGAGCTGAGAAAGCCCACTCCTGAGATCCAACCCCTGTAGTATTTAGGGAATCAATAGTTATAAAAAGCTGCATCTTACCCTACTCTCCTTCCTACCAAACAGACGCCATCTCTCATTTGTAACTGATGCAGATCAACAGGGATCATTCTCTCACTAAAGACATGTTGTCTGTTTCCACCTCTGCCCAGAAGGCTTTCGAAGCTGGATCATGCTACAAATGCACGTTCTTTAGTGTGCCTGGTCCAAGTGACTCCTTGACTCTTGACCCTCCTACCCAGCAATCTGTCATTTTATCCAGCACCTCCAAAATGAAAGCAAACCTACATACATTTTGATACAAATTGTTAATGAAAATAAGCTTTATTACTTCAagtaataaatacatacaaagatgCACGTAACAGTTTTAGTCATttatccagatttttttttaatcattctatGGTAAACTCAAGACCTGAAATCTACAGTCTTAGTCTGAAAAGTAACTATCTGGGTTCTTAATTTTTTAGTAGGCTGATCAGTCCTCTGTATAACTCATGCATTTTAAATTGACTTCAAAGCACGAACAGTCATGCAAATGCTCacacaccaaaaacaaaaaaccaggtTGTTTTTTAAAGCAGGGTCTCTCTCTATCATGTGGACCTAACTGGGAGATACCCAACTGCCAGTCAGCATTGACTCATAAAAAAATCCTTAAGAGTTATTGGAAATTCTGGAAAAGGTGCAAAAGAACAACAGTTTGGGTGGTTTTAAGTGtacccaaaggaagaaaaagattggGGCAGATTAGCAGGGCAGGAAACTAGACTTGGCAGCAACGTAAGCAAAACTTTCTACATGCAATTTCTGTActcaatgctttttaaaaaaaaagtgacctAGGTTGTTCCTAGCTACTTAAAATGCAAGTCTTAACTGCAAAATTGCCTTGTCTTCTATTCTTACAGACTGTGGTGgggatgggagaaagaaaaggagaaagaacccaaactTTTAGACCATTCAAAATAAGGGATTCATATGAATGTTTTGAAAGTCACCAGAGGAATAAGTGtaattctttcttcttcacaaagaaatggaaaactttgGAAGCGAAGTGGGAGGCTAGGATCTTGCATTTCGTTCAGTCTCTGCCAGGCATTCCCGGACTAATCCTCGAGCATGAATGATGCCTGGAAAAGGAAGCAAGAGAATGGAAATGATTGAATTCATGTGATGGCTGCTCATGCCAAATCAGTACCAGGAGAGGATGTGAAGGTCCTGCCTTGATCCCCAGACCTTGCAAGAAACCAAAGGGGTCAGCGGGTCCAAACAGGTGGTTGTCAATCCTATTTTGCTTAGCCTGCCCTGGGGAGGGCTGGGGAAGTAGCTGGAGCCTGGAGGTTCTCCCTTGGTTTGGGGGTTTCTTCTACCTGTTCCTCACCATCCAGACAAGAAGCATGTCCTGATGGGGTGGTACAAAGTGggctggatttggaaccagaggctctgagttcaaatcctaacactGCCATCTCCTGGCTGAAAAGTGTCCTAACCTCCTGGgcctccccatcccttccaccACATCTACTGTTCTACTCGAATTCCACATTCTTTAAGCTATGGAGAACCCAAGGGGACACAGTTCACTGACCAAAGACACCTCACCACAACCATGATCTCACTGCTCCAGGCCTACCTGTTacttctggctttttttttttaaataaaaaaaacgaAGAGTGATTAACAGTGACCTCACTTCAAATaccctgggcctcactttcctcatctgtattaaTAACCAGCCTATCTCCTGAGAGGTGATGGATCCAAGATCCAGAACGAAACATACCATCTgtggacatggccaatgcaggaatttatttGATTATACAGATTTGTTCCAAGGGTtttatcttacttttttttcaatgaggggaagaaaatatttgttaattatttttaaaaaggttcagaagataaaaatgagaactAGCATTTTTAAGGTCTGCAGTGCAGATCACTTGACAAGTGTTATCTCACTGGGTCTTCACAAGACTCGGAGTTACGTGCCATTATTACCTACatgttacagacaaggaaactgatgcAGGGGCACACAGCCAGGAAtgttagaggcagaattcaaactcaggtcttcctgactcttaagtctaTGCTACATCCACAGCGCCACTTAGCTAGCTCCTGAAAGATGAGGAGGCTGGGCTAACCGGCCTGAGGTCCTTCCAGCTCGAGATCTGTGATCCTCTGGACTTTCCTCCAGAGTTCCCTAAGTCACCCCTCAGAGAGGGTATGATCCATCCTCGATCCACATCATCTAAGTGTGCCTTCCTTTGGAAAACCCAGCAGAAGATCTGCACTGCCCCAGCTCCCTATTCCAGTGAGCCTCCCCTTCCCCTGTACAGAAGGCTTTGGTGGAGGAAATGCCAGTTCCAGGAAAGAAGTCAATTTTGTAGCTCTTGTGGCAGGCTCTCTCGGAGTGGGCACAGGCAGACCCCCCCAGCATTTGAATAAGATACTGCATCATTAAGGACATCACATGGTACGCTAAAAGAAGACTGGCTCTAAAGtgagacccaggttcaaatcctgcttctgacacttccAACCTGTGTATCCTTGGACAAGTCTTGGGgtctctgtcagcctcagttctCAGCCCAGACagcctccaaggtccctcccagctctatgTCAATCGATGACCTTTGCTGGCTTAGTCATTAAGCtggtctgggcctcagttgtctcatctgtaaaatgagggatctcttccagctctagcttGGTAAACCTGTGATCCTGATACGCTTCTTTCCTCCACTCCCAGTGATGGCAACTTATTGCAAATAATAACAACGAGCACTTACACAGCACCCAAAGTTTGTACAGTATTTGAGAGAGATCTCATCTGATCGTCACACccaccctgggagggaggggctgtgatcatcaccattttatagaggaggacaCTAAGGCAGACGGAAGGTAAGTggcttgccagggtcacacacctaggaagtACAAGACTGGAagtcgggtcttcctgactctgggtccagtactcta harbors:
- the MTRFR gene encoding mitochondrial translation release factor in rescue isoform X1; protein product: MPDFLKRGTSLPGEHPSRWRTCKPFLCEAATLLWPLTFIARMSRLLPLNPCSSPRAGYLGHVTSGERKEIFRNEDEGKIDFPQRKVLKEIFMNTLGFSYLPVSLSRFSAVLWRLWLWKKPSFLCPRTGVSGPQVAGKTDSHVLLPLNESDLEEQFVRGHGPGGQATNKTSNCVVLKHIPSGIVVKCHQTRSVDQNRKLAREILQGKVDLFYRGEDSHIHKVKLEAEKKKRERKKKAKETLEKKRLLKELMLKESRPEAPLPQEE
- the MTRFR gene encoding mitochondrial translation release factor in rescue isoform X2, encoding MSRLLPLNPCSSPRAGYLGHVTSGERKEIFRNEDEGKIDFPQRKVLKEIFMNTLGFSYLPVSLSRFSAVLWRLWLWKKPSFLCPRTGVSGPQVAGKTDSHVLLPLNESDLEEQFVRGHGPGGQATNKTSNCVVLKHIPSGIVVKCHQTRSVDQNRKLAREILQGKVDLFYRGEDSHIHKVKLEAEKKKRERKKKAKETLEKKRLLKELMLKESRPEAPLPQEE